GTAACCTGGTACTATTTCAAAAAGGGTAAATGGAAGGAAGTAAAGATATGAGAAAACTCTATTTATTCAACCTGGTAACGCTTGACGGCTTCTTTGAAGTGCCCCACCACTAACTCGATTGGCACAACGTCGACGAAGAGTCTTGTACTGGCGATGAGATTCGAACTCATGACCCCTTGATCCACAGTCAAGTGCTCTAACCAAACTGAGCTACGCCAGCATGCACACAAACTTGTACATAATTTAATGAAATGAAGGTACAACCTCAACGCTTGGTGTGATTCATTTTTGCGGAATCATTTCGAGATGTGCTTCTTCCGTCTGTTTCTGTTCATCTCTTCCAGGCGGAACTTTCTCTTCTCGTATGCTGCCCAATAAGTTCCAGCGTTATTTTTTTTCAGGTTTCGCACGAATGTAGCCGAATTATCATCATATAAGGAGAGCACAGTTCCGATGCTGTCCTGTAAGGCGCGTATTGAATCGCCGCTCATGATAAAATTCTGCATCAGCATTGAGAAAACGAGCGTGTCTTTCGGGAGCAAAACATATCCCGAAAGCGTGCTCACGCCGCTAATCGAGCCTGTTTTGGCAAGGATTTTTCCCACGGCGAAATCTTTATTCATTCTCTTCTCCAGCGTGCCATCAATTCCGGAAACGGGAAGGGAATGCATGAAGACGTCCCGGTACGGCTGATTTAAATCGTAATTCAAAACCTTTACTATCGCATCCGGAGTGATTAAATCGTAATGAGACAGTCCGGAACCATCGACTATATAATATTCAGTTGAATCGACTCCGCATTGGCTCAGGAAAGTTTTTTCGAGTTTTATGCCGTTGTCGGCGCTCCCGGTCTGTCCGTAAATTATGTTAGGAACGCTGCGCAGGAGACATTCGGCTCCCAGATTGTCCGACACTTTGTTGACATAAGTGACGACGGTGTCCAATGAGTGATCCAGTGTCCAGATGGTACCCGGTCCGGTTGCTGCCTTGTTTATCCGACCTGCAATATCCATCCGGAGCAAAGAATCTTCGACGACGACTCTGCCACGCAGTTTGATATTGTGCCTCTCGAGCATCTCTTTGAATACGGTTCCAAAATAATGCGAGGGGTGCCTGACGGAAAAATAATAATCGGAGGGTGAAAGGTAGGGGGAGTATTTTCCGCTCACCGATATTGTATTTATGTCGTTTGTCATCACCCTGGTAACGGAAAGGCTGTCAAATATGTCCGCGACGGCGGTTGAAGCGATGCGAACAAAAGCTGTAACCGGTTGTGTCGTTATCAGAAGATTGTGTTTGATCGAATCTAAGGATACGAGTACTTCGATCGTATTGTGGTCCAAGCAAGCTGGTGCGATGAACATTTGGTAGTCACCCGGCTCATCGTCCCACATCCAGCCTGAGCCCCATTCAAGCGAATCAAATTTTGAAGCGTCGATAACAAGATTGCCGTCTATGCTTTCGATTCCACTGCCCGAGATAATACCTGCAATTGAATCAAGATCCGCGTGAGAAACAATCGGATCTCCGCAGGCAGCTGCAACCAGGTCTCCGTCAATTGAGTTAGGTCGGCGGATGCCGTCAACAATAAATCTTGTTCTGAATCTGTAATCGATTCCGAGATTTTGAAGTGCGAAAGACGCGGTGACAATTTTCAGGTTGCTTGCGGGATTTAAGAGGAAACCGGAATTGAATTCATAGATATTCTTTCCATCTCTCCGCGAATATATGTCGATGGCTTTGACGGTCCTCGGCGTGTTTGATCTTTTTATTATAAAGTTTATCTCACGTTTGAGAACTGCCTGTGACTTGGACCCTTTCACCCGCGCGTCGAGCGGAAATGAAACAACGAGGACAATAAAAGCAATGGAGAAATATGAAATATTTCTCATCTCCATATTTTTCTAACTTCCTAAATCTTTATTTATGCGGCTTCCCGAATTTTCTATAAAGTGTGCTCTTGTTAACCCTCAAGATTTTCGAGGCTTCACCGTAGTT
This sequence is a window from Candidatus Acidiferrales bacterium. Protein-coding genes within it:
- the dacB gene encoding D-alanyl-D-alanine carboxypeptidase/D-alanyl-D-alanine-endopeptidase — protein: MRNISYFSIAFIVLVVSFPLDARVKGSKSQAVLKREINFIIKRSNTPRTVKAIDIYSRRDGKNIYEFNSGFLLNPASNLKIVTASFALQNLGIDYRFRTRFIVDGIRRPNSIDGDLVAAACGDPIVSHADLDSIAGIISGSGIESIDGNLVIDASKFDSLEWGSGWMWDDEPGDYQMFIAPACLDHNTIEVLVSLDSIKHNLLITTQPVTAFVRIASTAVADIFDSLSVTRVMTNDINTISVSGKYSPYLSPSDYYFSVRHPSHYFGTVFKEMLERHNIKLRGRVVVEDSLLRMDIAGRINKAATGPGTIWTLDHSLDTVVTYVNKVSDNLGAECLLRSVPNIIYGQTGSADNGIKLEKTFLSQCGVDSTEYYIVDGSGLSHYDLITPDAIVKVLNYDLNQPYRDVFMHSLPVSGIDGTLEKRMNKDFAVGKILAKTGSISGVSTLSGYVLLPKDTLVFSMLMQNFIMSGDSIRALQDSIGTVLSLYDDNSATFVRNLKKNNAGTYWAAYEKRKFRLEEMNRNRRKKHISK